GAAGTTATTCGCTAGGGTCAAAAAACTATGATGATTGAATTTTTACAACGCTATCTTCAAATTGATACAACATTCCCTAATCCACGTTACCATGATGCTGTCCAACTATTTGCTCAGCAAGCAGCTCGTGATGGCTTTGATGTAAACGTTGTAGAACTTTCATCTGGCTTCCCTTTTCTCATTATCAGCTATGAAGGTACCGATAAAGGGCTTCCATCTCTTGCGCTCAACCATCACATGGATGTTGCACTTGCAGACCCTACCTTGTGGAATAGTAACCCTTTTTCAGGAACTCTTAAAAATCAAGTTCTTTATGGACGCGGAGTTCAGGATATGAAGGGTGTTGGAGTGGTTCATTATTTCGCACTTCAGCAACTCAAGCGAGAAGGGATAAAACCTCGTCGCTCAATTCATCTATTTGTTGCCCCAGACGAAGAACGCGGTGGCTTCAAAGGAACCAAGTTGTTCATTGAAACCCCTCAATTTAAAAAGCTTAATGTTGGGTTTGTTCTTGACGAAGCAATACCATCGGGAACTGAAGGAATGCTGCTTTTAAAAGTTTCTGAACGAAAACCAATTCATGCTCGCTTTACCGCAACAGGCGTTATGAGCCATGGATCACGCTTAGACAGCAAAAATCCAATTCATGATCTAACACGATTTTTAGCCAAACTTGTTCAAATGCATCAAGAGCAAAATGCTCGCATGCATGATGAACCTGCAGGATTATTGCTTTCAGTTAATATCACATCAATACAATCGGGTGTTATGAAAAATGGTCAGGTTGCACTCAACGTTGTTCCCGATGTTGCTACAGCAACGATTGATATGCGTATACCTCCTCAAATACTCTTGAGTCAGGCACTTGAAAAACTTAACTCAGTTCTTACAGATTTTCCGACAATCACCATGAATGTTGAGGCAATTGCCAGCGACCGTGATGTAACAATTGATTATAAAACTTCGTTTTATCATGCTGTAAACGCTGCCATTCAAGATTGTGGCTTAACAACGGTACCATTATTTGCTGAGTTTGCTTCAGACTTGCGTTTCTATTTCGATCAAGGAATAGAAGGAATAGGGTTAACCCCGTTTACTACCGAAAACAACATCCACGGAAATAATGAGTCGGTTCCAGTTTCCGATATTGAGCTCGGAAAGTCGGTAATTTATCAAATTCTTAAAAGTTTTTGTGAGTAAAAACTATGCAAGCCCTTGGAATCATATTTGAACAAACACTTATTTATCTCCCTCTTGTACTGGGAGCTTATTGTTCAATTTCGTTGGTTAAAGTACCCGATTTGAGCATAGAAGCTGCCTATGTTTTTGGTGCAATATTAGGAGCAAAAACACTTTCTTTTACTCACCACTTGCAAGGATGGATCTGCATGCTTGCAGTTGTTTGTGCAAGCCTTATTGGAGGACTTGCTGTTGGACTTGTTTCGGCGATGCTTACAAAAGTTGCACGACTTCCTCATCTTCTTTCCGCTATCTTAACCGTAGGGCTTTTTCACGGTATTAATCAATTTGTTTTAGGCACCGCAAACTTTTCGCTGAGCTCTTTTAAAAATCCACTCATCATGAGTTCGATTCCTTCAATAAACCCAGAGCTCTTGATGCTCTGTCTTATTGGGTCGTTGCTCATGCTAATTATGTTTTTCTTTTTAAAAACTCAACTTGGCCTGTCTCTTGCAGTCTATGGTAATAACCCACGATTCTTTGATCACTACCACGTCTCAGGGTCTTTTGTATTTTTTGTTGGACTTGGCCTTGGCAATGCGCTCGCTGGACTTTCTGGATATTTCTTTGCACAAACCAGCAGCTTTACCGATGTAGGATCGGGTTTTGGAATTATTCTTTTTTGCGTTACAGCACTCATTTTAGGCAGAACATTTATTCCAAGTAAAAAGCCAATACATTTAGCTATTCCGCTTGTTGGGGTATTTAGCTACTGCGCGCTCCAGCAACTGCTTCTTAAAGTTGGATTCAACCTCAAGTATTTTACGATGATTCAATCACTGATTGTGCTGTGCATTTTGATTAACAAATATCGTTCGAAATCAACAACCGAACAGACAACTGATAACCTGGGGGTTTAAGTCATGAGCTATAAAAACAGTTCTTTGCAGTTAAACCAGGTTTCATTTCAATTCACTCCACAATCATCATTTTTCTTTAACGATTTATCGGTAACTTTTTCACCACGAGCTGTCCATTTTATTCAAGGACAAAATGGTGTTGGTAAATCGACATTTTTTAGAATTTTGCAGGGGAAAATAGATCATACAGAACAAGCATCTGGCTCTATTATACTCAATGGCATTTCATACAATCTTGCAAACTCATCCGCTTATGAATTAGCTCAGCACATTAAATTTGTACAGCAAAAGTTTGATACAATGCTTGCTGACCAATTTACATTTGAAGAAAATTTACGCTGCGCTGCATTGCCAAAATATCCAATACTTGCAGGCTTACCAAATCACGCTCCAATTCCACCGTTTATCTCTCGTTTTGGCATCGATCCAAAACAACCAGTTAAATCTCTTTCTGGTGGGCAGCGCCAGATTCTTGCAATCTTAATGGCACTCCAAAAGCCAACACACATCTTGCTGCTCGATGAACCGACAGCGGCACTTGATATGAAAAATGCGCACATGGTTATGGAGTTTTTACATGAACTTGTAAGCGCAACAGGAATTACTGTTTTGATTATTTGCCACAACCCAGAACTTGTTAAAGCCTATGCTAAACACGGACATTTTTATATGACCGTTGACAGCAATCAATTACGCAGCATAGAGTTTGACCAAGAATAGTTTATCTTTCTTAGACGCACTTCCGCAAAGAAATTTCTCAAACTTATTAGTGCGCTACATTCAGAAAGGTTGTATGTTTTTTTCTTCCGTATTGCAAAGAATACTTTTCATTTCGTTAATAGGGTCGTCAAGTCTACACGGAGTGGTAAATCAGAATAATAAAGATTATTTTATTGAGGTTTCAGGTAGTAAGAAGCGCAAAAAGTTAGCCTTAATACGCAATATACTCAGCACAGCATCTCTGGAAGAAAAAATAGAACTTTTACATCATCAAAATAAATTTGGTGACACACCACTCCACAACGCGGCGCTCTATAAAAATGTCAACGCCGTAATTTTATTTATCAAAAATGGAGCACAAGTTAATCAACAGAATTTATACGGAGATACCCCCCTCCACCACACTGCATTCTATGGGAACATACAAATAGCTCATCTGCTCGTTGAAAATGGAGCGAATGTCAACCTACAAAACAGGCTTGGATATACCCCCCTTCATAACGCTATAATCAGTAAAAATTTAAATATTGTAATATTACTCATTAAACTGAACGCTGATCTTCATATTAAAAATTGTAACAACAAATCATCTTTTGATTT
This sequence is a window from Candidatus Dependentiae bacterium. Protein-coding genes within it:
- a CDS encoding M20/M25/M40 family metallo-hydrolase yields the protein MMIEFLQRYLQIDTTFPNPRYHDAVQLFAQQAARDGFDVNVVELSSGFPFLIISYEGTDKGLPSLALNHHMDVALADPTLWNSNPFSGTLKNQVLYGRGVQDMKGVGVVHYFALQQLKREGIKPRRSIHLFVAPDEERGGFKGTKLFIETPQFKKLNVGFVLDEAIPSGTEGMLLLKVSERKPIHARFTATGVMSHGSRLDSKNPIHDLTRFLAKLVQMHQEQNARMHDEPAGLLLSVNITSIQSGVMKNGQVALNVVPDVATATIDMRIPPQILLSQALEKLNSVLTDFPTITMNVEAIASDRDVTIDYKTSFYHAVNAAIQDCGLTTVPLFAEFASDLRFYFDQGIEGIGLTPFTTENNIHGNNESVPVSDIELGKSVIYQILKSFCE
- a CDS encoding ankyrin repeat domain-containing protein codes for the protein MVNQNNKDYFIEVSGSKKRKKLALIRNILSTASLEEKIELLHHQNKFGDTPLHNAALYKNVNAVILFIKNGAQVNQQNLYGDTPLHHTAFYGNIQIAHLLVENGANVNLQNRLGYTPLHNAIISKNLNIVILLIKLNADLHIKNCNNKSSFDLLTEYGIDSNKH
- a CDS encoding ABC transporter ATP-binding protein translates to MSYKNSSLQLNQVSFQFTPQSSFFFNDLSVTFSPRAVHFIQGQNGVGKSTFFRILQGKIDHTEQASGSIILNGISYNLANSSAYELAQHIKFVQQKFDTMLADQFTFEENLRCAALPKYPILAGLPNHAPIPPFISRFGIDPKQPVKSLSGGQRQILAILMALQKPTHILLLDEPTAALDMKNAHMVMEFLHELVSATGITVLIICHNPELVKAYAKHGHFYMTVDSNQLRSIEFDQE